The Mugil cephalus isolate CIBA_MC_2020 chromosome 11, CIBA_Mcephalus_1.1, whole genome shotgun sequence genome includes a window with the following:
- the LOC125016356 gene encoding hepcidin-1 isoform X1, with product MKAFSIAVAVTLVLAFICILESSAVPFAGQVQEPEEAGSNDTPVVAHQEMSMESWMMPNHIRQKRQSHLSLCRWCCNCCRGNKGCGFCCKF from the exons ATGAAGGCATTCAGCATTGCAGTTGCAGTGACACTCGTGCTCGCCTTTATTTGCATTCTGGAGAGCTCTGCCGTCCCCTTCGCTGGG CAGGTGCAGGAGCCGGAGGAGGCAgggagcaatgacactccagtTGTGGCACATCAAGAGATGTCAATGGAATCGTGGATG ATGCCAAATCACATCAGGCAAAAGCGCCAGAGCCACCTCTCCCTGTGCCGCTGGTGCTGCAACTGCTGCAGAGGCAACAAGGGCTGCGGCTTCTGCTGCAAGTTCTGA
- the LOC125016356 gene encoding hepcidin-1 isoform X2, which produces MKAFSIAVAVTLVLAFICILESSAVPFAGVQEPEEAGSNDTPVVAHQEMSMESWMMPNHIRQKRQSHLSLCRWCCNCCRGNKGCGFCCKF; this is translated from the exons ATGAAGGCATTCAGCATTGCAGTTGCAGTGACACTCGTGCTCGCCTTTATTTGCATTCTGGAGAGCTCTGCCGTCCCCTTCGCTGGG GTGCAGGAGCCGGAGGAGGCAgggagcaatgacactccagtTGTGGCACATCAAGAGATGTCAATGGAATCGTGGATG ATGCCAAATCACATCAGGCAAAAGCGCCAGAGCCACCTCTCCCTGTGCCGCTGGTGCTGCAACTGCTGCAGAGGCAACAAGGGCTGCGGCTTCTGCTGCAAGTTCTGA